In a single window of the Streptomyces sp. NBC_00353 genome:
- a CDS encoding cupin domain-containing protein, with amino-acid sequence MSSNEPANTEQEPRSEAWKTALTVLQTAKPPYVPEGAEVMTVLIEFPPGDPGTPPHRHSGPAFGYMLEGEMLFELEGEPERVIKAGETFWEPGGDVIHYQDGNNRTDSPSRFLVTMMCAPGQPMLTLVDDEELAQRKDRRAPRPA; translated from the coding sequence ATGTCGAGCAACGAGCCCGCGAACACAGAGCAGGAACCACGGTCCGAAGCGTGGAAGACCGCGCTGACCGTGCTGCAGACGGCCAAGCCGCCGTACGTCCCGGAAGGGGCCGAGGTGATGACCGTTCTCATCGAATTCCCCCCGGGCGATCCGGGCACACCTCCGCACCGGCATTCGGGGCCGGCATTCGGCTACATGCTGGAGGGGGAGATGCTTTTCGAGCTCGAAGGTGAGCCGGAGCGTGTGATCAAGGCCGGGGAAACCTTTTGGGAGCCGGGCGGCGATGTAATCCACTATCAGGACGGAAACAACCGGACGGACTCCCCGAGCCGTTTCCTCGTGACGATGATGTGCGCGCCGGGCCAGCCCATGCTTACCCTGGTCGACGACGAGGAGCTGGCACAGCGTAAGGACCGGCGGGCTCCGCGGCCTGCGTGA
- a CDS encoding DUF445 domain-containing protein yields MERIERTRSDEPGGGPAEPARALGGADGSSGTAASAPVHHSPLASFAYTAADEEKRRGVRRMKTTATGLLLLVALVYVLATWAKNAGVGGWPGFVAAAAEAGMVGALADWFAVTALFKRPLGLPIPHTAIIPTKKDQLGASLGSFVGENFLSGDVVRGRIHALGIGGRLGAWLAEPDHADRVTAELATALRGALTVLRDSDVQAVVGEAITRRANAVEVGPGLGKMLETIVADGGHRRVVDLICVRAHDWLILHGDSVMDAVQGGAPGWTPRFVDKRVGERVYKELLRFVTEMRDMPEHPARYSIDTFLTDFAADLQTDSDTRARVERLKSEILGRREVQDVIASAWSSVRTMIITAAEDERSELRLRARASLMSLGARLATDGRLQAKLEGWLEDAAVYVVTTYRTEITSLISDTVASWDADQTSKKIEAHIGRDLQFIRINGTVVGALAGLLIYTVSRAFGA; encoded by the coding sequence ATGGAACGGATCGAGCGGACCAGGTCGGACGAGCCGGGCGGGGGACCGGCCGAGCCCGCACGGGCGCTGGGCGGCGCGGACGGGAGCTCCGGCACGGCAGCCTCCGCTCCCGTACACCACTCCCCCCTCGCCTCCTTCGCGTACACGGCCGCCGACGAGGAGAAGCGGCGTGGCGTACGCCGTATGAAAACCACGGCCACCGGCCTCCTCCTGCTTGTCGCGCTCGTGTACGTCCTTGCCACCTGGGCGAAGAACGCGGGTGTGGGCGGCTGGCCGGGCTTCGTCGCCGCGGCCGCCGAGGCGGGGATGGTGGGTGCGCTGGCCGACTGGTTCGCCGTCACGGCGCTGTTCAAACGTCCGCTCGGCCTGCCGATCCCGCACACCGCCATCATCCCTACCAAGAAGGACCAGCTCGGAGCCTCATTGGGTTCCTTCGTAGGGGAAAATTTTCTTTCCGGCGATGTCGTACGCGGCCGGATACACGCTCTCGGCATCGGCGGCCGGCTCGGAGCCTGGCTGGCGGAGCCGGACCACGCCGACCGGGTGACCGCCGAGCTGGCGACCGCGCTGCGCGGTGCGCTGACCGTCCTGCGCGACTCCGACGTACAGGCCGTGGTCGGTGAGGCGATCACCCGGCGGGCGAACGCGGTGGAGGTCGGCCCCGGTCTCGGCAAGATGCTGGAGACGATCGTCGCGGACGGCGGCCACCGCAGGGTCGTGGACCTGATCTGCGTACGCGCGCACGACTGGCTGATCCTGCACGGCGACTCGGTGATGGATGCGGTGCAGGGCGGGGCGCCGGGCTGGACGCCCCGGTTCGTCGACAAGCGGGTGGGGGAGCGGGTCTACAAGGAGCTGCTGCGTTTCGTGACCGAGATGCGGGACATGCCGGAGCATCCGGCGCGCTACTCGATCGACACGTTCCTGACGGACTTCGCCGCCGACCTCCAGACCGACTCGGACACCCGGGCGCGGGTGGAGCGGCTGAAGTCGGAGATCCTGGGGCGCCGCGAGGTCCAGGACGTCATCGCATCGGCCTGGTCGTCCGTCCGCACGATGATCATCACGGCTGCTGAGGACGAGCGCAGCGAGCTGCGGCTGCGGGCGCGCGCCTCGCTGATGTCGCTGGGGGCGCGGCTGGCGACGGACGGCCGGCTCCAGGCGAAGCTGGAGGGCTGGCTGGAGGACGCGGCGGTGTATGTCGTCACGACGTACCGAACGGAGATCACGTCGCTGATCAGTGACACGGTCGCGAGCTGGGACGCGGATCAGACGTCGAAGAAGATCGAGGCGCACATCGGCCGTGACCTGCAGTTCATCCGAATCAACGGCACGGTGGTGGGTGCGCTGGCGGGGCTGCTGATCTATACGGTGTCGCGGGCGTTCGGCGCGTAA
- a CDS encoding TetR/AcrR family transcriptional regulator, whose amino-acid sequence MTGSRAAVPAPSPSPVPADQGTGRDAILRAARRAFTQRPYAEVTIRGIAADAGVSPSLVVKHFGRKEELFNTVADFGPAAEELFDAPLDMLGRHMVVTLVRRRRELKSDPLLRVVFSLGNQDERSLLRDRFHEQVTEALIARLPGRERTLRAELIAGHLLGLGATLSLHREGAGSLATPEHLADLYAPALQTLITG is encoded by the coding sequence ATGACCGGCAGCCGGGCCGCCGTTCCGGCCCCTTCGCCGTCCCCGGTCCCCGCCGACCAGGGCACGGGCCGGGACGCGATCCTGCGCGCGGCGCGGCGGGCGTTCACCCAGCGCCCGTACGCCGAAGTGACCATCCGGGGGATCGCCGCAGACGCCGGAGTCAGCCCCTCCCTGGTCGTGAAGCACTTCGGCCGCAAGGAAGAACTCTTCAACACCGTCGCCGACTTCGGCCCGGCCGCCGAGGAACTCTTCGACGCCCCGCTCGACATGCTGGGCCGCCACATGGTGGTGACTCTCGTACGCCGCAGGCGCGAGCTGAAGTCGGACCCGCTCCTGCGCGTCGTGTTCTCCCTGGGCAACCAGGACGAACGCTCCTTGCTGCGCGACCGCTTCCACGAGCAGGTCACCGAGGCGCTGATCGCCCGCCTCCCCGGCCGTGAACGCACCCTGCGCGCCGAGCTGATCGCCGGTCACCTTCTCGGCCTCGGCGCCACACTGAGCCTGCACCGCGAGGGCGCGGGTTCACTTGCCACCCCCGAACACCTCGCCGATCTGTACGCGCCGGCGCTCCAGACCCTGATCACGGGCTGA
- a CDS encoding NAD-dependent malic enzyme: protein MGTHWIAGEHRFETTATGRAVLADPRLNRGTAFTQEERATLGLVGLVPSQTLTQDQQAERAYAQYRSQPSDLAKNVYLTGLHDRNEVLFYRLVGDHLGEMLPIVYTPTVGTAIERYSYEFRRPHGIYLSVNAPEEIEGALRGSGLGAGDVDLIVATDGEAILGIGDWGVGGIDISEGKLAVYTAAGGVDPNRTLAVMLDVGTNRQQLLEDPLYLGNRHPRVDEKAYDAFIDAYVTTANQLFPDALLHWEDFGTANARRILDHYRDRVFTFNDDVQGTGAVNLAAVLSATKASGMAMTDHRIVVFGAGSAGTGIADQFRDALVADGLSEEEADRRFWAVDRYGLLTDDQDGLRDAQIRYARPAAEVAGWERDAQHNGVALAEVVRRVRPTVLIGTSGQGGAFTEQVVREMAAHARRPVILPMSNPTPLAEATPADLLKWTDGQALVATGSPFEPVEYRGVTYLIGQANNALIFPGLGLGAILARATRVTDGMLVAAAHAVAGQVDGSTPGAPVLPLPDALRATSAAVAGAVGRAAAHDGVARTEVDDGFGKLVRDAMWQPVYPEIRAIRDAGGS from the coding sequence ATGGGCACCCATTGGATCGCCGGGGAACACCGCTTCGAGACCACCGCGACGGGCCGGGCCGTACTCGCCGATCCACGGCTCAACCGCGGCACGGCCTTCACCCAGGAGGAACGCGCGACACTGGGCCTGGTGGGCCTGGTGCCGTCGCAGACTCTCACCCAGGACCAGCAGGCGGAGCGCGCCTACGCGCAGTACCGTTCGCAGCCCAGCGACCTCGCCAAGAACGTCTATCTGACCGGTCTGCACGACCGCAACGAGGTGCTGTTCTACCGGCTCGTCGGCGACCACCTCGGCGAGATGCTGCCGATCGTCTACACCCCGACCGTCGGCACCGCGATCGAGCGCTACAGCTACGAGTTCCGCCGCCCGCACGGGATCTATCTCTCCGTGAACGCCCCCGAGGAGATCGAGGGCGCGCTGCGCGGCTCCGGTCTCGGGGCCGGCGATGTCGATCTGATCGTGGCGACCGACGGTGAGGCGATCCTGGGCATCGGCGACTGGGGCGTCGGCGGCATCGACATCTCCGAGGGCAAACTCGCCGTCTACACCGCGGCCGGCGGGGTCGACCCCAACCGCACGCTCGCAGTCATGCTGGACGTCGGCACCAACCGGCAGCAACTGCTGGAGGACCCCCTCTACCTGGGCAACCGCCATCCGCGCGTGGACGAGAAGGCGTACGACGCCTTCATCGATGCGTACGTGACCACCGCGAACCAGCTCTTCCCCGACGCGCTGCTGCACTGGGAGGACTTCGGCACCGCCAACGCCCGCCGCATCCTGGACCACTACCGGGACCGGGTGTTCACCTTCAACGACGACGTCCAGGGCACCGGCGCCGTCAACCTCGCCGCCGTGCTGTCCGCGACGAAGGCCAGCGGCATGGCGATGACCGACCACCGCATCGTCGTCTTCGGCGCCGGAAGCGCCGGCACGGGTATCGCCGACCAGTTCCGCGACGCCCTGGTGGCCGACGGGCTGTCGGAGGAGGAGGCCGACCGCCGCTTCTGGGCTGTGGACCGGTACGGCCTGCTGACCGACGACCAGGACGGCCTGCGCGACGCCCAGATCCGCTACGCCCGTCCGGCGGCCGAGGTGGCCGGCTGGGAACGGGACGCGCAGCACAACGGCGTCGCCCTCGCCGAGGTGGTCCGCCGGGTCCGGCCGACGGTGCTGATCGGCACCTCCGGTCAGGGCGGTGCCTTCACCGAGCAGGTGGTACGGGAGATGGCCGCCCACGCCCGGCGGCCGGTCATCCTGCCGATGTCCAATCCGACGCCGCTGGCCGAGGCCACCCCCGCCGATCTGCTGAAATGGACCGACGGGCAGGCGCTGGTGGCCACCGGCAGCCCCTTCGAACCGGTCGAGTACCGGGGCGTGACGTATCTGATCGGTCAGGCGAACAACGCGCTGATCTTTCCCGGGCTGGGCCTGGGTGCCATCCTCGCCCGCGCCACCCGTGTCACCGACGGCATGCTCGTCGCCGCCGCCCACGCGGTGGCCGGACAGGTCGACGGGAGTACGCCGGGCGCGCCCGTCCTCCCGCTGCCCGACGCGCTGCGCGCGACCTCCGCTGCGGTGGCGGGAGCGGTCGGCCGCGCCGCGGCCCACGACGGCGTCGCCCGCACGGAGGTCGACGACGGCTTCGGCAAGCTGGTGCGGGACGCCATGTGGCAGCCGGTCTACCCGGAGATCAGAGCCATCCGCGACGCCGGAGGATCCTGA
- a CDS encoding SGNH/GDSL hydrolase family protein has product MPRRHGPALLTALVAGTAALAAIVAFAGSALFSGGGSKQVGTESVARTPAAPAHSTGVWIGTWAGAPTAGVADTHTDDDLTRRTIRNVVHTSIGGDAARITLSNLFGTRPLLVDQATVNTRPVSFRSAPSVTIPAGGQVVSDPVVVPVAPDADLVVTLRTPTADGPVTIHPNSHQTSYVADGHGTWRSNLWRYLTAVDVRNKAAAGAIVAIGDSLTAGTGSTLDANSRWPDVLADRLRGRYAVVNQGIAGNRILRDGQGYGQIYGQRASARFDRDVLGVADVKTVIIALGVNDVQQFPQERDPQRIADALRAMTERAHDRGLHVVGATLMPFEGSLAWTPARDAVRNQVNALIRAGGIFDEVVDFDRVVRDPYRPSRLLPEFDCGDHLHLNDNGYLRLGHQVNLRTLHRSRPASDQL; this is encoded by the coding sequence ATGCCCAGGCGCCACGGACCCGCCCTGCTCACAGCCCTCGTGGCGGGCACCGCCGCGCTCGCCGCGATCGTGGCGTTCGCCGGATCCGCACTGTTCTCCGGTGGCGGGTCCAAGCAGGTCGGCACGGAGTCGGTGGCCCGTACGCCCGCTGCGCCGGCCCACTCCACCGGTGTCTGGATCGGCACCTGGGCCGGGGCTCCGACGGCCGGTGTGGCGGACACGCACACCGATGACGACCTGACCCGGCGCACCATCCGTAACGTCGTGCACACCAGCATCGGCGGCGACGCGGCCCGCATCACCCTCTCCAACCTCTTCGGTACGCGTCCGCTGCTCGTCGATCAGGCCACGGTGAACACCCGGCCCGTCTCCTTCCGCAGCGCCCCGTCCGTCACGATCCCGGCGGGCGGACAGGTCGTCAGCGACCCGGTCGTCGTCCCTGTCGCCCCCGACGCCGATCTCGTCGTCACCCTGCGCACGCCCACCGCCGACGGTCCCGTCACCATCCACCCGAACAGCCACCAGACCTCGTACGTGGCGGACGGACACGGCACGTGGCGCAGCAACCTGTGGCGCTACCTCACCGCCGTGGACGTCCGCAACAAGGCTGCCGCGGGGGCGATCGTCGCCATCGGTGACTCGCTGACCGCGGGCACCGGCTCGACCCTCGACGCCAACAGCCGCTGGCCCGACGTCCTCGCCGACCGGCTTCGCGGCCGGTACGCGGTGGTCAACCAGGGCATCGCCGGCAACCGCATCCTGCGCGACGGGCAGGGCTACGGGCAGATATACGGGCAGCGGGCGAGCGCCCGCTTCGACCGGGATGTGCTGGGCGTCGCCGATGTGAAGACCGTCATCATCGCGCTCGGCGTCAACGACGTGCAGCAGTTCCCGCAGGAGCGGGACCCGCAGCGGATCGCGGACGCGCTCAGGGCCATGACGGAGCGCGCCCACGACCGCGGACTGCACGTCGTCGGGGCCACACTGATGCCGTTCGAGGGTTCCCTCGCCTGGACGCCCGCCCGGGACGCCGTACGGAATCAGGTCAACGCGCTGATCCGGGCGGGCGGCATCTTCGACGAGGTCGTCGACTTCGACCGGGTGGTACGCGACCCGTACCGGCCGAGCCGGCTCCTCCCGGAGTTCGACTGCGGCGACCATCTGCATCTCAACGACAACGGATATCTGCGACTGGGACACCAGGTGAATCTGCGGACCCTGCACCGGAGCAGGCCGGCGTCCGACCAGCTCTGA
- a CDS encoding MFS transporter translates to MSADISAPDGATGQTRTPHHPRFAVGVLAFCGVVVAVMQTIVVPLLPHIPALTGATPTAASWLVTVTLLTGAVFTPVLGRVGDMYGKRRVLVASLAVLVMGSVLCAVSSHIGVLITGRALQGAALAVVPLGISILRDELPPERVLSAVALMSSTLGIGAAVGLPVAALVVENFDWHTMFWVSGAIGIVDIVLVLCCVPESPLRTRGRFDAVGALGLSAALVCLLLAVTQGADWGWTSTRTVGLLVAAVVVTLLWGAYELRVPTPMVDLRVSARPAVLLTNVAALLIGFAFYANSLVTAQMVQEPKVTGYGLGASLVVSGLCLLPGGVAMVALSPVSARISAKYGPKVSLALAAGIIAVGYVVRYFTSHSLWLIIAGATVVASGTAIAYSALPALVMRGVPVSETGAANGLNTLMRSIGQAFCSATVAAVLANITFRAGGRTAPTLHAYQVVFLIAAGAALLALTVTLFLPGSRTPEAGTVGENRNDRKGGARTIPIEEGA, encoded by the coding sequence ATGTCCGCGGACATATCCGCCCCCGACGGGGCAACCGGGCAGACCCGGACCCCGCACCACCCCCGCTTCGCCGTGGGCGTCCTCGCGTTCTGCGGCGTCGTGGTCGCGGTCATGCAGACGATCGTCGTCCCGCTTCTCCCGCACATCCCGGCCCTCACCGGCGCGACCCCCACCGCCGCGAGCTGGCTGGTCACCGTCACCCTCCTCACCGGCGCCGTCTTCACGCCCGTCCTGGGCCGGGTCGGCGACATGTACGGCAAGCGGCGGGTGCTGGTCGCATCGCTCGCGGTCCTCGTGATGGGCTCGGTGCTGTGCGCCGTCAGCTCCCACATCGGCGTACTCATCACCGGCCGCGCCCTCCAGGGCGCCGCGCTCGCCGTCGTACCGCTGGGCATCAGCATCCTGCGCGACGAACTCCCGCCCGAGCGGGTCCTCTCCGCGGTCGCCCTGATGAGTTCGACGCTCGGCATCGGTGCGGCCGTCGGTCTGCCGGTCGCGGCGCTCGTCGTCGAGAACTTCGACTGGCACACCATGTTCTGGGTGTCGGGTGCGATCGGCATCGTCGACATCGTGCTGGTGCTCTGCTGCGTACCGGAGTCCCCGCTGCGCACCCGCGGCCGGTTCGACGCCGTCGGCGCGCTGGGTCTGTCCGCGGCCCTGGTCTGCCTGCTGCTCGCGGTGACGCAGGGCGCCGACTGGGGCTGGACGTCGACGCGCACGGTCGGCCTGCTCGTCGCGGCCGTGGTGGTGACGCTGCTCTGGGGCGCGTACGAGCTCCGCGTGCCGACGCCCATGGTCGACCTGCGGGTCTCGGCCCGCCCGGCCGTCCTGCTCACCAACGTCGCCGCCCTGCTGATCGGCTTCGCCTTCTACGCGAACTCGCTGGTCACCGCGCAGATGGTGCAGGAACCGAAGGTGACGGGCTACGGGCTCGGTGCCTCGCTCGTCGTCAGCGGGCTCTGCCTGCTGCCGGGCGGTGTGGCGATGGTGGCGCTCTCGCCGGTGTCGGCCCGGATCTCGGCGAAGTACGGGCCGAAGGTCAGCCTGGCGCTGGCGGCGGGGATCATCGCCGTCGGCTATGTGGTGCGGTACTTCACCAGCCACAGCCTGTGGCTGATCATCGCCGGTGCGACGGTCGTCGCCTCGGGCACGGCCATCGCGTACTCGGCGCTGCCCGCCCTGGTGATGCGCGGGGTCCCGGTCAGCGAGACGGGTGCGGCCAACGGCCTCAACACGTTGATGAGGTCGATCGGACAGGCCTTCTGCAGTGCGACGGTGGCGGCGGTCCTCGCCAACATCACGTTCCGGGCCGGCGGCCGGACGGCCCCGACGCTCCACGCCTACCAGGTCGTCTTCCTGATCGCGGCGGGCGCGGCACTGCTGGCGCTGACGGTCACGCTGTTCCTGCCCGGCAGCCGTACACCTGAGGCAGGTACGGTCGGAGAGAACCGCAACGACCGCAAGGGCGGTGCGCGGACGATCCCGATCGAGGAGGGCGCATGA
- a CDS encoding SDR family oxidoreductase produces the protein MKFAVMGGTGRIGSQVVKKLKAAGHEAVPHSLSTGVDIITGQGLDEAVAGVDVVVNLTNSPTFDDASPAFFQTSMDNLLAACRKGGVGHVVILSIVGVDQVPGLDYYRAKVLQENILKASSIPYSIVRATQFMEFMDSVLAMTTEGDTVRLPPTPIQPIAAQDVSDAVAEVAAGIPLNGILNVAGPDVFPLDELGRITLNARPDGRSVVTDDTAGMFAAARGDVLTAKGDVRIAPTHYADWLS, from the coding sequence ATGAAGTTCGCAGTAATGGGCGGTACCGGCCGGATCGGGTCGCAGGTCGTGAAGAAGCTGAAAGCGGCAGGACACGAGGCCGTGCCGCACTCGCTGTCCACCGGTGTCGACATCATCACCGGCCAAGGCCTGGACGAGGCGGTGGCCGGCGTCGATGTCGTCGTCAACCTGACGAACTCCCCGACCTTCGACGACGCCTCCCCTGCGTTCTTCCAGACCTCGATGGACAACCTCCTGGCCGCCTGCCGCAAGGGCGGGGTGGGCCATGTCGTCATCCTGTCGATCGTCGGCGTGGACCAGGTTCCGGGCCTCGACTACTACCGGGCCAAGGTCCTCCAGGAAAACATCCTCAAGGCCTCGTCGATCCCCTACTCGATCGTCCGCGCCACTCAGTTCATGGAATTCATGGATTCGGTTCTGGCCATGACCACTGAGGGCGACACCGTCCGCCTGCCTCCTACCCCGATCCAGCCGATCGCTGCCCAGGATGTCTCCGACGCTGTCGCCGAAGTCGCTGCCGGCATCCCTCTGAACGGCATCCTGAACGTCGCCGGGCCCGATGTCTTCCCTCTCGACGAACTCGGCCGGATCACCCTGAACGCTCGCCCCGACGGCCGCAGTGTCGTCACCGACGACACCGCCGGCATGTTCGCCGCCGCCCGGGGTGACGTCCTCACCGCCAAGGGCGATGTCCGTATCGCCCCCACCCATTACGCCGACTGGCTCTCCTGA
- a CDS encoding DUF1707 SHOCT-like domain-containing protein, which produces MRASDAERERVAEVLREAVAEGRLQMEEFEQRLDATYKARTHGELEPLVRDLPAPGGVVAPVGPGGSPARTGSTGVDWAARVGGPATSTGAFAFWGGFRRKGTWTVARKFTAFAMWGGGEIDLREARFEDREVVVRCFTIMGGMQVTVPPELDVEVRGIGIMGGFGDRASGEGIPSPGSPRVRITGFALMGGVDVERKRTKAEKERERERARQLKKGSGED; this is translated from the coding sequence ATGCGTGCTTCCGATGCCGAGCGTGAGCGTGTCGCCGAGGTACTGCGCGAGGCGGTGGCTGAGGGACGGCTGCAGATGGAGGAGTTCGAGCAGCGGCTCGACGCGACCTACAAGGCCCGTACGCACGGTGAGTTGGAGCCGCTGGTCCGTGACCTTCCGGCGCCGGGCGGGGTGGTGGCACCGGTGGGTCCGGGAGGCTCGCCCGCACGGACGGGTTCGACGGGGGTCGACTGGGCGGCACGTGTCGGCGGCCCCGCCACCTCGACGGGGGCGTTCGCCTTCTGGGGCGGCTTCAGGCGCAAGGGCACGTGGACGGTGGCCCGGAAGTTCACCGCGTTCGCGATGTGGGGCGGCGGCGAGATCGATCTGCGTGAGGCCCGCTTCGAGGACCGTGAGGTCGTCGTCCGCTGCTTCACGATCATGGGCGGGATGCAGGTGACGGTCCCGCCGGAGCTGGATGTCGAGGTCAGGGGCATCGGCATCATGGGCGGCTTCGGCGACCGGGCGTCGGGCGAGGGCATCCCCTCGCCGGGCTCGCCGCGGGTGCGGATCACCGGCTTCGCGCTGATGGGCGGGGTCGATGTGGAGCGCAAGCGGACGAAGGCGGAGAAGGAGCGGGAGCGGGAGCGTGCCCGGCAGCTGAAGAAGGGCTCGGGGGAGGACTAG
- a CDS encoding ABC transporter ATP-binding protein: MGMDTDTDFIELDNVEKVFDVRRRTGFLRSERREVRAVDGISFRVPRGEMVGYIGPNGAGKSTTIKMLTGILTPSGGRLRVAGIDPSRERTRLAHRIGVVFGQRTTLWWDLPLRDSYRLVHRMYRIPDGRYRENLDRCVELLDLGELLDVPVRQLSLGQRMRGDIAAALLHDPEVLYLDEPTIGLDVVSKAKVRGFLRDLNAERGTTVLLTTHDLTDIEQLCRRVMVIDHGRLMYDGALAGLHEIGASERTLVVDLERELPAIRLESEPSVRTVKVEGPRQWLAFPASGSAAPLVARIAAEYPLVDLSVREPDIEAVIARMYASAGSV; the protein is encoded by the coding sequence ATGGGCATGGACACGGATACCGACTTCATCGAGCTCGACAACGTCGAGAAGGTCTTCGACGTGCGCCGCAGGACGGGCTTCCTGCGCAGTGAGCGCCGCGAGGTCCGGGCGGTCGACGGGATCAGCTTCCGCGTGCCGCGCGGCGAGATGGTCGGCTACATCGGCCCGAACGGTGCGGGCAAGTCGACCACCATCAAGATGCTGACCGGCATCCTCACCCCGAGCGGCGGCCGGCTGCGGGTCGCGGGCATCGACCCGTCCAGGGAGCGTACGAGGCTGGCGCACCGGATCGGTGTGGTCTTCGGCCAGCGCACCACGCTCTGGTGGGACCTGCCGCTGCGTGACTCGTACCGGCTGGTGCACCGGATGTACCGGATCCCGGACGGTCGCTACCGGGAGAACCTGGACCGCTGCGTCGAACTCCTCGATCTGGGCGAGCTGTTGGACGTACCGGTGCGGCAGCTGTCGCTCGGGCAGCGGATGCGCGGCGATATCGCGGCGGCGCTGCTGCACGACCCGGAGGTGCTGTACCTGGACGAGCCGACGATCGGCCTCGATGTGGTCTCCAAGGCAAAGGTCCGTGGCTTCCTTCGCGACCTGAACGCCGAGCGGGGTACGACGGTGCTGCTCACCACGCATGATCTGACGGACATCGAGCAGCTCTGCCGGCGGGTGATGGTGATCGATCACGGCCGTCTGATGTACGACGGGGCGCTCGCCGGACTGCACGAGATCGGTGCGAGCGAACGCACCCTGGTCGTCGACCTGGAGCGGGAACTCCCGGCGATCCGGCTGGAGTCGGAGCCTTCGGTGCGTACGGTGAAGGTGGAGGGGCCGCGGCAGTGGCTGGCGTTCCCCGCGTCCGGATCGGCGGCGCCGCTGGTGGCGCGGATCGCCGCGGAGTATCCGCTGGTGGACCTGTCGGTGCGGGAGCCGGACATCGAGGCCGTGATCGCGAGGATGTACGCGTCGGCCGGCAGTGTGTAG